A region of Pseudarthrobacter sp. NIBRBAC000502770 DNA encodes the following proteins:
- the gcvP gene encoding aminomethyl-transferring glycine dehydrogenase — MTIQSQPSAFADRHIGARRQADVDTMLKAVGYDSVDGLVDIAVPNSIRQSKPLALKGALSEVEVLAELRRLAAKNKTAVQMIGQGYYDTVTPAVIRRNVLEAPAWYTAYTPYQPEISQGRLEALLNFQTMVQDLVGLPIANASLLDEATAVAEAVLMMRRANKNKDARDGKTVLDADVLPQTIAIVKGRAEALGFEVEVADLSNGLPDGDINGIVLQQPGASGRVFNHAGVIAEAKERGALVTVAADLLALTLITPPGEQGADIAVGSTQRFGVPLFFGGPHAAYMAVAKGLERSMPGRLVGVSKDDAGLPAYRLALQTREQHIRREKATSNICTAQALLAIVSSFYAVYHGPDGLKAIAERVHNNSRALATTLKVAGRELATETFFDTVTVSVPGKAAKVITAAEARGINLRHIDADTIGVSVDETTTPEILSAIAVAFGAGPVVDAEGFELPAEVLRTSEYMQHPVFNTHRSETQLLRYIRKLSDRDLALDRTMIPLGSCTMKLNATAEMEAISWPEFASIHPFAPDSQTEGWRELISGLEADLAEITGYDQVSLQPNAGSQGELAGLLAIRGYHRANGDTQRNVCLIPASAHGTNAASAVLAGMKVVVVATAADGTIDHEDLYAKIEANKDVLSAIMITYPSTHGVYDADVTEICEAVHAAGGQVYVDGANLNALVGLAQPGKFGGDVSHLNLHKTFCIPHGGGGPGVGPVAAKAHLAPFMPGDANKAAHEGGHGVAISASNFGSAGVLPISWAYVKLMGGEGLTEATKAALLAANYVAVRLNDYFPVLYTGEGGLVAHECILDLRELTAKTGVTAEDVAKRLIDYGFHAPTLAFPVAGTLMVEPTESEDLAEIDRFIEAMITIRKEIDQVANGDFSVQDSPLRNAPHTASAVVNSEWTRQYSREQAVFPVHHLKQDKYFPPVGRIDGAGGDRNLICSCPPLSEFEN; from the coding sequence ATGACGATTCAATCCCAACCGTCTGCCTTCGCGGACCGGCACATTGGTGCGCGCCGCCAGGCTGACGTCGACACCATGCTCAAGGCCGTTGGCTACGACAGCGTTGACGGTTTGGTGGACATCGCTGTCCCCAATTCGATCCGCCAGTCCAAGCCGCTCGCGCTCAAGGGCGCCCTGAGCGAGGTTGAGGTGCTTGCGGAACTGCGCAGGCTCGCCGCCAAGAACAAGACCGCTGTCCAGATGATCGGGCAGGGCTACTACGACACCGTCACGCCTGCAGTGATCCGCCGGAACGTGCTGGAAGCCCCGGCCTGGTACACCGCCTACACGCCGTACCAGCCCGAGATTTCCCAGGGCCGGCTCGAGGCGCTGCTGAACTTCCAGACCATGGTCCAGGATCTCGTGGGCCTGCCCATCGCCAACGCCTCGCTGCTGGATGAAGCCACCGCCGTGGCCGAAGCCGTGCTGATGATGCGCCGCGCCAACAAGAACAAGGACGCCCGCGACGGCAAGACCGTCCTGGACGCCGACGTGCTGCCGCAGACCATCGCCATCGTCAAAGGCCGCGCCGAGGCGCTCGGCTTCGAGGTTGAGGTCGCCGACCTGTCCAACGGCCTGCCCGACGGCGACATCAACGGCATCGTGCTCCAGCAGCCCGGCGCCTCCGGCCGCGTCTTCAACCACGCAGGCGTCATCGCCGAGGCCAAGGAACGCGGCGCACTGGTTACCGTCGCTGCCGACCTGCTGGCACTGACCCTGATCACGCCTCCGGGCGAGCAGGGCGCCGACATCGCCGTCGGCTCCACCCAGCGTTTCGGTGTGCCGCTGTTCTTCGGCGGCCCGCACGCCGCCTACATGGCCGTGGCCAAGGGCCTGGAGCGTTCCATGCCCGGCCGCCTGGTGGGCGTCTCCAAGGACGACGCCGGCCTCCCGGCCTACCGCCTGGCGCTGCAGACGCGCGAGCAGCACATCCGCCGCGAAAAGGCCACGTCCAACATCTGCACCGCGCAGGCCCTGCTGGCCATCGTGTCCTCCTTCTACGCCGTCTACCACGGCCCGGACGGACTGAAGGCCATCGCCGAGCGCGTCCACAACAACTCCCGCGCCCTGGCCACCACCCTCAAGGTCGCAGGCCGGGAACTGGCCACTGAGACGTTCTTCGACACGGTCACTGTCTCCGTTCCCGGCAAGGCCGCCAAGGTCATCACCGCTGCTGAAGCACGCGGGATCAACCTGCGGCATATTGATGCCGACACCATCGGCGTGTCCGTGGATGAAACCACGACGCCGGAAATCCTGTCCGCGATCGCCGTCGCCTTCGGTGCCGGCCCCGTGGTGGACGCCGAGGGCTTCGAACTGCCCGCAGAGGTGCTCCGCACCTCCGAGTACATGCAGCACCCGGTGTTCAACACCCACCGGTCCGAAACCCAGCTCCTGCGCTACATCCGCAAGCTCTCTGACCGGGACCTCGCGCTGGACCGCACCATGATCCCGCTGGGCTCGTGCACCATGAAGCTGAATGCCACCGCCGAGATGGAAGCCATCTCCTGGCCGGAGTTCGCCTCCATCCACCCCTTCGCCCCGGACTCCCAGACCGAAGGCTGGCGTGAACTGATCAGTGGCCTGGAAGCCGACTTGGCGGAAATCACCGGCTACGACCAGGTGTCCCTCCAGCCCAACGCCGGGTCCCAGGGCGAGCTCGCCGGCCTGCTGGCCATCCGCGGCTACCACCGCGCGAACGGCGACACCCAGCGCAACGTCTGCCTGATCCCGGCCTCGGCCCACGGCACCAACGCCGCCTCCGCCGTCCTGGCCGGCATGAAGGTCGTCGTCGTTGCCACGGCCGCGGATGGAACGATTGACCACGAGGACCTGTACGCAAAGATCGAGGCGAACAAGGACGTCCTCTCGGCGATCATGATCACCTACCCATCCACCCACGGCGTCTACGATGCGGACGTGACCGAGATCTGCGAGGCCGTCCATGCTGCCGGCGGCCAGGTCTACGTTGACGGAGCCAACCTGAACGCCCTGGTCGGCCTGGCCCAGCCGGGCAAGTTCGGCGGGGATGTGTCCCACCTGAACCTGCACAAGACCTTCTGCATCCCGCACGGCGGCGGCGGACCCGGCGTCGGCCCCGTGGCAGCGAAGGCCCACCTGGCACCGTTCATGCCCGGCGACGCCAACAAGGCAGCGCATGAGGGAGGCCACGGCGTGGCCATCAGCGCCTCGAACTTCGGCTCCGCCGGAGTCCTCCCGATCTCCTGGGCCTACGTTAAGCTCATGGGCGGGGAAGGCCTGACCGAGGCCACCAAGGCAGCATTGCTCGCTGCGAACTACGTCGCCGTGCGCCTGAACGACTACTTCCCGGTCCTCTACACCGGCGAAGGTGGCCTCGTGGCGCACGAATGCATCCTGGACCTGCGCGAACTCACGGCCAAGACCGGCGTCACCGCCGAGGATGTGGCCAAGCGCCTCATCGACTACGGTTTCCACGCCCCCACCCTGGCGTTCCCGGTGGCCGGCACGCTGATGGTGGAGCCCACCGAGTCCGAGGACCTGGCCGAGATCGACCGCTTCATCGAGGCCATGATCACCATCCGCAAGGAAATTGACCAGGTGGCCAACGGCGACTTCTCTGTCCAGGACTCCCCGCTGCGCAACGCACCCCACACCGCGTCCGCCGTCGTGAACTCCGAATGGACCCGGCAGTACAGCCGCGAACAGGCTGTCTTCCCCGTCCACCACCTCAAGCAGGACAAGTACTTCCCGCCGGTGGGCCGGATCGACGGCGCCGGTGGAGACCGGAACCTGATCTGCTCCTGCCCGCCGCTGTCCGAGTTCGAAAACTAA